A window from Uloborus diversus isolate 005 unplaced genomic scaffold, Udiv.v.3.1 scaffold_13, whole genome shotgun sequence encodes these proteins:
- the LOC129232633 gene encoding UDP-N-acetylglucosamine transferase subunit ALG13 homolog, which translates to MSVFVTVGSTSFDDLIRTMTSDKVLRLLGSKGILKVTLQVGRGEYVPENTYGDGKITLDWFRFKDDITKDIQDATLVVGHGGAGTILECLGQRRPILVVLNEKLMENHQGELAERLEEEGMLISTTCSGLLVALEKFFSNPPKMESYASEPYMFRGFLEGVMGFR; encoded by the coding sequence ATGTCTGTTTTTGTCACGGTGGGCTCCACATCTTTTGATGACCTCATACGCACTATGACTTCCGACAAGGTCCTGAGACTCCTGGGTTCCAAGGGCATCCTCAAGGTCACCCTGCAAGTGGGTCGCGGTGAATACGTTCCAGAGAACACTTACGGAGATGGCAAGATCACCTTGGATTGGTTTCGCTTCAAGGATGACATCACGAAAGACATCCAAGATGCCACCCTGGTGGTGGGCCATGGGGGGGCGGGGACCATCCTGGAGTGTCTAGGGCAGCGCCGCCCGATCCTGGTGGTACTCAATGAGAAACTGATGGAAAACCACCAGGGGGAGCTGGCAGAGCGTCTAGAGGAGGAGGGGATGCTTATCTCTACCACTTGTTCCGGGCTTCTCGTGGCCTTGGAAAAGTTCTTTTCTAATCCTCCAAAGATGGAATCCTATGCGTCAGAGCCTTACATGTTTCGTGGATTCCTGGAGGGAGTGATGGGATTCCGCTGA